A window of bacterium contains these coding sequences:
- a CDS encoding branched-chain amino acid ABC transporter permease, whose amino-acid sequence MLKKHPYLIGILMAIGVMIIPFTVNSYFMSVLIVIALYMVLALGLNILPGYCGLLDLGYVGFFCTGAYTTAFLVKTCGWSFWFIIPFALLAGAVWGILLGAPTLRLTGDYFAIVTFGFSEMVVLLSRNWTSVTGGARGFPGIPSPSLNLGWLPDFLKESLVSLLALKEGAGGVYTFALVPPRAYYYLIILFLGLTIFVIHRLANSRLGRAWFAIREDEVAAESTGINIMWYKTIAFAISASLAGLAGAFYAVYARNLHWSRFQFWESILILCLIVLGGLGSIRGAMMGTAILISLTEILRFLLDRFGLPADTRFLFYGLIMILIMRYRPEGLFGITRVKREMRPEEDRIRRIEDSSFYEERK is encoded by the coding sequence ATGCTAAAAAAACATCCTTACCTCATCGGGATTTTGATGGCCATTGGGGTAATGATTATCCCCTTTACCGTTAATTCCTACTTCATGAGTGTTCTCATCGTGATTGCCCTGTATATGGTCCTGGCCCTGGGCTTAAATATTCTCCCGGGCTATTGTGGCTTGCTGGACCTGGGATATGTGGGTTTCTTCTGCACCGGTGCCTACACCACGGCCTTTCTGGTCAAGACTTGCGGCTGGAGTTTCTGGTTCATTATTCCTTTCGCCCTCCTGGCCGGAGCTGTCTGGGGCATCCTGCTGGGGGCGCCTACCCTTCGGTTAACCGGAGATTATTTTGCCATTGTCACCTTTGGTTTTTCTGAGATGGTGGTGTTGCTTTCAAGAAACTGGACCTCGGTTACCGGCGGCGCTCGTGGTTTTCCGGGCATACCCTCACCGAGTTTGAACTTAGGCTGGCTGCCCGATTTTCTCAAGGAATCGCTGGTAAGTCTTCTGGCCTTAAAAGAAGGGGCGGGGGGAGTCTACACCTTCGCCCTTGTTCCACCCAGGGCTTACTACTACCTTATTATCCTCTTTCTGGGGCTAACCATCTTTGTGATTCATCGCCTAGCCAATTCAAGATTAGGCCGGGCCTGGTTCGCCATTAGAGAGGACGAAGTCGCGGCTGAAAGCACCGGCATAAACATAATGTGGTATAAAACCATTGCCTTCGCCATCTCTGCCTCTCTGGCTGGACTGGCCGGAGCCTTTTACGCGGTTTATGCCCGCAACCTGCATTGGTCAAGATTTCAATTCTGGGAATCGATTCTTATTCTCTGTCTCATTGTCTTAGGTGGACTGGGAAGTATTCGGGGGGCAATGATGGGCACCGCTATCCTCATTTCCCTGACCGAAATCTTGCGCTTCCTGCTGGATAGATTTGGCTTGCCGGCTGATACCCGGTTTCTCTTTTATGGCCTGATTATGATCCTCATTATGCGTTACCGGCCGGAGGGCCTCTTCGGCATTACCCGGGTAAAACGGGAGATGCGTCCGGAGGAAGATCGGATCAGGCGGATTGAGGACAGTTCTTTTTATGAGGAAAGGAAATGA
- a CDS encoding helix-turn-helix transcriptional regulator, translating to MNPSASTYSLDEYTAKQMEDPEFRAEYKALESEFNFIRQLIDLRLKKGLSQHALAEKVGTQQPRISRLEHGQLGSIEFLYRLARALDAQLKIQLVPDKQHPSA from the coding sequence ATGAACCCATCGGCGAGCACGTACTCTCTCGACGAGTACACTGCCAAACAAATGGAAGACCCTGAATTTCGTGCTGAATATAAAGCATTGGAATCAGAGTTCAATTTCATCCGTCAGTTAATTGACTTACGGCTTAAGAAGGGACTCAGTCAGCATGCGCTAGCTGAAAAAGTAGGCACCCAGCAGCCCCGCATCTCCCGTCTGGAACACGGGCAACTTGGCTCGATCGAATTTCTGTACCGACTGGCGCGTGCGCTGGATGCACAGTTGAAGATTCAATTAGTGCCTGACAAACAGCACCCTTCGGCTTAA
- a CDS encoding HEPN domain-containing protein, with product MSKENQRDEALRWLRQARLDLETAQILLENKRFAAACFFTHQSAEKALKAVWYYLDEEPWGHSVEKMIEGLTSTEFKKRLLPLREDAIFLDRFYIPTRYPNGLPWPLIPEEAYFESDAQQSIDKSQEIVREVERLIEP from the coding sequence ATGAGCAAAGAAAACCAGAGAGATGAAGCCTTAAGATGGCTTAGGCAAGCGAGGTTAGATTTGGAGACCGCCCAGATTTTGCTCGAAAATAAGAGATTTGCTGCTGCCTGTTTCTTTACTCATCAGAGCGCAGAAAAGGCATTGAAGGCAGTCTGGTATTATCTCGATGAAGAACCCTGGGGTCATTCAGTAGAGAAGATGATTGAAGGATTAACCTCTACTGAATTTAAAAAAAGATTGCTTCCTCTTAGAGAAGACGCTATTTTCTTGGATAGGTTTTACATTCCTACGCGCTATCCCAATGGTCTCCCTTGGCCTTTAATTCCTGAAGAGGCCTATTTTGAATCTGATGCCCAACAATCAATAGATAAATCTCAAGAGATAGTAAGAGAGGTGGAGAGATTAATAGAACCATAA
- a CDS encoding PaREP1 family protein, with protein MKATKDNKVSRYIAQAERYLQQGEKEFEAGYLRQAGEKYWGAATQMLKAWATAKGIQHNGHAWLFEAADRLSEEEKEPILRKEFGLAGMLHTNFYEGWLNKREVEDYACEVKAFYDKIKEILKNK; from the coding sequence ATGAAGGCGACCAAGGACAATAAGGTAAGCCGATATATAGCTCAGGCAGAGAGATACTTACAGCAAGGCGAAAAGGAGTTTGAAGCGGGTTATTTGCGTCAAGCAGGAGAGAAATACTGGGGTGCAGCAACACAAATGCTAAAGGCCTGGGCAACTGCCAAAGGCATACAGCATAACGGTCATGCCTGGCTATTTGAGGCGGCGGATAGGCTTTCTGAAGAAGAAAAAGAACCTATTTTGAGAAAAGAGTTTGGTTTGGCAGGTATGTTGCACACAAATTTTTACGAAGGATGGCTTAACAAAAGAGAGGTAGAGGATTATGCTTGCGAGGTAAAGGCATTTTATGATAAAATAAAAGAAATATTGAAAAATAAGTAG
- a CDS encoding ABC transporter substrate-binding protein, whose protein sequence is MSFQSFWRSLMIVLWLGFGFFSPGCAPKEEAREEQVITMGLAAPMTGDNAQFGEMIKRGAGLKVKELNAAGGIKGIKIKLIEEDDVANPQEAATVAQKFANNPEVLIVIGHFNSSCSLAGKPIYQEAGLVELSPASTNPTVTKGSDWTFRNIYEDTFQGISMANYVKEKLGLKRIAVFYDNDDYGTGLKDTFVNEAKRIGLEIVGTEAYERDTADFRPQLAKFKQLKPEAIFMSGLYTQAAQIAAQSRELGMSTQLLGADGILSSDYIKIGGKATEGTILSCPFLFELGGKKAEEFVNRFQQEYQMEPDAWAALTYDAVGIAATAIEKAGQDRKAIRDHLASMANSETGYDGVTGLTYFDANGDCKKPIHVAIVKDAKFMPAPKQIMEIEEGTEPEVETETAAGLP, encoded by the coding sequence ATGTCTTTTCAAAGTTTCTGGCGTAGTTTGATGATTGTTTTATGGCTCGGCTTTGGTTTCTTCTCCCCTGGTTGTGCGCCGAAGGAAGAGGCAAGGGAAGAGCAGGTAATAACTATGGGGCTGGCGGCGCCTATGACCGGTGACAATGCCCAATTTGGTGAGATGATCAAACGTGGGGCTGGATTGAAGGTCAAAGAACTGAATGCCGCCGGGGGAATTAAGGGGATCAAGATTAAATTAATAGAAGAAGATGATGTGGCCAACCCTCAGGAAGCAGCTACAGTAGCCCAAAAATTTGCGAATAACCCTGAGGTGCTTATTGTCATTGGACACTTTAACTCTTCCTGCTCCCTGGCCGGGAAACCTATTTATCAAGAAGCCGGCTTAGTGGAACTCTCGCCAGCCTCGACTAATCCTACGGTAACCAAAGGTAGTGACTGGACATTCAGAAATATTTACGAAGATACCTTTCAGGGAATATCAATGGCTAACTATGTGAAAGAGAAACTGGGGCTTAAGCGGATAGCGGTCTTTTATGACAATGATGACTACGGCACCGGCTTAAAGGATACCTTTGTGAATGAGGCTAAACGAATAGGTCTGGAGATAGTAGGCACAGAGGCTTACGAACGAGACACGGCTGATTTTAGGCCGCAGTTGGCTAAATTTAAACAACTCAAACCTGAAGCCATATTTATGTCCGGCCTTTACACTCAAGCGGCCCAGATTGCGGCTCAATCCAGAGAACTGGGTATGTCAACCCAGCTTTTAGGCGCCGATGGCATCCTGTCTTCTGATTACATCAAGATTGGTGGTAAAGCCACGGAGGGAACTATCCTCTCCTGTCCTTTTCTCTTTGAGTTAGGCGGGAAAAAGGCCGAAGAATTTGTCAACCGGTTCCAACAGGAATATCAGATGGAACCCGATGCCTGGGCAGCCCTGACTTATGATGCCGTGGGGATTGCGGCTACGGCCATTGAGAAGGCGGGTCAGGATCGAAAGGCTATCCGGGATCATTTAGCTTCTATGGCCAACTCTGAAACCGGCTATGATGGCGTCACTGGGCTGACCTATTTCGATGCCAATGGCGACTGCAAGAAACCTATCCATGTAGCCATCGTCAAAGATGCTAAATTCATGCCGGCTCCAAAGCAGATTATGGAGATAGAGGAAGGAACAGAGCCGGAAGTAGAAACAGAGACAGCCGCCGGGTTGCCTTAA
- a CDS encoding type II toxin-antitoxin system RelE/ParE family toxin, with the protein MKIKNGIDLQMPYARHLEGKLWELRISFGRIEYRVLYFARVKRRFVLLHIFKKKTRKTPRREIEIALWRMDELLDERREGER; encoded by the coding sequence ATGAAGATAAAGAACGGCATTGATCTACAGATGCCATACGCCCGTCATCTGGAAGGCAAGCTATGGGAACTGCGTATTTCATTTGGTCGGATTGAATATCGTGTGCTTTACTTCGCTCGTGTCAAGCGGCGGTTTGTATTGCTGCACATCTTCAAGAAGAAGACCCGGAAGACACCGAGACGAGAGATCGAAATAGCCCTATGGCGAATGGACGAATTGCTTGACGAAAGAAGGGAAGGAGAAAGGTGA
- a CDS encoding branched-chain amino acid ABC transporter permease, with protein MEYLLIGLTKGGTYALIAVGYTMVYGIIQLINFAHGEIYMFGAFFVLALIIPTPSPTALAICSMAGTTFLITAHTFLKDRFSSLVSLFLSLCIAVIISSSLYPLFVFSTPFYLAVLISLALTACLGMAIESIAYRPLRKAPRLAALITAIGMSLFLQNVARLIWTARTQSYPDQFIPSLLKIPIFSDEFLRQMGFFNLILEGHRIHLFGDTYLTLLRFIILVVTLLMMFILHLIIHKTRIGKAMRACAQDRVMATLMGIDVNRVIIYTFAIGSTMGAVAGILNGLANHDLKPTMGYYMGVKAFAAAVLGGIGNIPGAMLGGFVLGITESLAVPLGLSQWMNGVAYAVMISFIVLRPSGILGKTTVKRV; from the coding sequence TTGGAGTATTTGCTTATTGGCCTGACTAAAGGGGGGACATACGCCCTGATCGCCGTGGGCTACACTATGGTTTACGGGATCATCCAACTGATCAACTTTGCTCACGGCGAGATTTATATGTTCGGGGCCTTTTTTGTCCTGGCCCTGATTATCCCTACGCCATCGCCGACCGCCCTGGCGATCTGTTCGATGGCCGGAACAACCTTCCTTATTACCGCCCATACCTTTCTTAAAGACCGATTCTCCTCTCTGGTATCTCTTTTCTTAAGCCTTTGTATCGCTGTTATCATAAGCAGTTCTCTTTATCCTCTATTTGTTTTTTCCACCCCCTTTTACTTAGCCGTGCTTATTTCCCTTGCCTTAACGGCCTGTCTGGGGATGGCCATAGAATCTATTGCCTACCGGCCGCTCCGAAAGGCGCCCAGACTGGCTGCCCTCATTACGGCGATTGGCATGTCCCTTTTCCTTCAGAATGTTGCTCGGCTAATCTGGACGGCCAGAACTCAAAGCTATCCTGACCAATTTATCCCTTCTTTGCTTAAGATTCCCATTTTCTCAGATGAATTCTTAAGACAAATGGGGTTCTTTAACTTGATCCTGGAAGGACACCGGATTCATCTTTTTGGTGACACCTACCTTACCCTGCTCAGATTTATCATCCTGGTGGTCACCCTTTTGATGATGTTTATTCTTCATCTTATTATTCACAAGACCAGGATAGGCAAGGCCATGCGGGCCTGTGCCCAGGATAGGGTTATGGCGACCTTGATGGGGATTGACGTAAATCGGGTGATTATTTACACCTTCGCCATCGGTTCTACTATGGGTGCCGTGGCCGGCATCTTGAATGGCCTGGCCAATCATGATCTTAAACCCACTATGGGCTATTATATGGGCGTCAAGGCCTTTGCTGCGGCGGTGTTAGGTGGGATCGGAAATATCCCTGGAGCTATGTTGGGTGGTTTTGTCCTGGGAATTACTGAAAGCCTGGCTGTTCCTTTAGGGCTTTCCCAGTGGATGAACGGCGTGGCTTATGCGGTGATGATCTCCTTTATCGTCCTGCGGCCCTCAGGGATACTGGGAAAGACTACGGTGAAAAGAGTCTAA